A single region of the candidate division KSB1 bacterium genome encodes:
- a CDS encoding NAD(P)-dependent glycerol-3-phosphate dehydrogenase — MKATILGAGNWGTTLAVLFARQGHEITLYSNEPSVVRDVTTNRVNARYLPDVEIPSGVRATSDRDCLASVELCFLAVPVQHLRGALGQLRPARYPRSAISLSKGIEQKTLARVSQIIEQAWEGFSLEHFAALSGPTLAGEIAAGMPATAVVASTNPATAERVQAECSGPQFRLYSSDDLIGVELAGALKNVIALAAGVSSGLGLGQNAIGALITRGLAEMTRLGETLGGKRATFAGLAGMGDLVTTCSSPLSRNRTVGERIGRGESLDQVLASMTQVAEGVWTARAALELAAQHRIEMPITTAVSEILFAGKDARLALRELMMRSLKSEN, encoded by the coding sequence ATGAAAGCGACGATTCTCGGAGCCGGAAATTGGGGGACCACCCTCGCCGTCCTCTTCGCGCGGCAGGGTCACGAGATCACGCTCTATTCCAACGAGCCGTCCGTCGTGCGCGACGTCACCACGAACCGCGTCAATGCGCGCTACCTCCCCGACGTCGAAATTCCTTCCGGAGTCCGCGCGACCTCGGACCGGGATTGCCTCGCATCCGTGGAGCTCTGCTTCCTCGCCGTTCCGGTTCAACACCTACGCGGCGCACTGGGTCAGCTACGCCCGGCGCGATATCCCCGGTCCGCGATCTCGTTGTCAAAGGGCATCGAGCAGAAAACCCTCGCCCGGGTCTCGCAGATTATCGAGCAGGCGTGGGAAGGCTTTTCGCTGGAACATTTCGCGGCGCTCTCTGGCCCGACTCTTGCCGGAGAAATCGCCGCGGGCATGCCCGCGACTGCCGTCGTCGCTTCGACAAACCCGGCCACCGCCGAACGCGTCCAAGCGGAATGCTCCGGACCGCAATTCAGGCTCTATTCCAGCGACGACCTGATCGGCGTCGAACTCGCCGGAGCACTAAAAAACGTGATTGCCCTCGCGGCCGGCGTCTCCTCCGGACTCGGCCTCGGCCAAAACGCCATCGGCGCGTTGATCACGCGCGGCCTTGCCGAAATGACTCGCCTCGGCGAGACGCTGGGCGGCAAACGCGCCACCTTCGCCGGGCTGGCCGGGATGGGGGATCTGGTTACGACCTGCTCCTCACCGCTGAGCCGCAATCGGACCGTCGGCGAGCGCATCGGCCGCGGCGAATCCCTCGACCAGGTGCTCGCCTCCATGACACAGGTCGCCGAGGGCGTTTGGACCGCCCGCGCCGCCCTCGAATTGGCCGCCCAACACCGCATCGAAATGCCCATCACTACCGCGGTTTCCGAAATCCTCTTTGCGGGCAAAGATGCGCGTCTCGCCCTTCGTGAACTCATGATGCGGTCCCTGAAGAGCGAAAATTGA
- a CDS encoding FAD-dependent thymidylate synthase, which produces MALFVRLAGFNIDADLLADVVETIQQVIREAPSPGSGSGGDPRALVEQLGAMARERLSVDSFTPETISAAYARISRDPSHVSELRQSARFGVARARKSNETIIFGLGHASVAEHACFNFDVSGISRLASEELQSHRLASFTEKSQRYITIGSEYVLPPEAVDSDVAREFIAAMPELFRTYDRLTTTLSERYVSQAAPDASRGQIRDLETRAKEDTRYLLPLACATQMGMTMNARNVEHVVCELSDHPLQELRDLGRAIANAVGPLAPSLVKYTVRGDYPRRNRERLSQSSRGTAAKQSGPLDVFSGPRVRIISHTPDAESRILAGIRFTSGHGAWPHELPDAADAAVWLEVFRSMGAHDPALREFELASITFEAEVSASCFAQLKRHRMMTLLHQAYELDAGIVLPPSIREARLDAEFLGAAGQALQAARRVAAHAPLLASYLLTNAHRKRVVMQANARELYHFSRLRCDAHAQWEIRELGQQMMDQASRLWPRVFLLACGKDKYQETYERVFGAE; this is translated from the coding sequence ATGGCACTGTTCGTAAGACTGGCAGGATTCAACATAGATGCTGACCTGTTGGCTGATGTTGTAGAAACCATACAGCAGGTTATCCGTGAGGCGCCGTCACCGGGTTCAGGCTCAGGAGGCGACCCCCGGGCGCTCGTGGAGCAGCTGGGGGCGATGGCTCGCGAGCGGTTGTCGGTAGATTCGTTCACGCCGGAGACGATTTCGGCGGCTTATGCGAGGATCAGTCGCGACCCCAGCCACGTTAGCGAGCTCCGGCAGTCAGCGCGGTTCGGGGTGGCTCGTGCCCGGAAATCGAATGAGACCATAATCTTCGGGCTTGGACATGCCTCTGTGGCGGAGCACGCTTGCTTCAATTTCGACGTTTCGGGGATCTCCCGGTTGGCCTCGGAGGAGTTGCAATCGCATCGGCTGGCGAGTTTTACGGAGAAGTCGCAGCGCTATATTACGATCGGCAGCGAGTACGTGCTGCCGCCGGAAGCCGTGGACAGCGATGTGGCGCGCGAATTCATCGCCGCAATGCCGGAGTTGTTCCGCACGTATGACCGGCTGACCACGACGCTATCCGAGCGCTACGTTTCGCAGGCGGCACCGGACGCGAGTCGGGGCCAGATTCGAGATCTGGAGACGCGGGCAAAGGAAGACACGCGCTATCTGTTGCCGCTGGCGTGCGCGACGCAAATGGGAATGACCATGAATGCGCGCAACGTTGAGCATGTGGTCTGCGAGCTTTCGGATCATCCATTGCAGGAGTTGCGTGACTTGGGAAGGGCGATCGCAAATGCGGTGGGGCCGTTGGCTCCGTCACTGGTCAAATACACGGTGCGGGGTGACTACCCGCGCCGGAACCGGGAACGGCTGAGCCAAAGTTCGCGCGGCACGGCTGCGAAGCAGAGTGGTCCACTCGACGTGTTCAGCGGACCGCGAGTTCGGATCATCTCACATACACCGGACGCGGAGAGCCGGATCCTGGCGGGCATCCGGTTTACGAGTGGCCATGGGGCCTGGCCGCATGAATTGCCCGATGCAGCCGACGCGGCGGTTTGGCTTGAGGTATTTCGCTCGATGGGAGCGCACGATCCGGCGCTCCGGGAGTTTGAGTTGGCGAGTATCACATTTGAAGCTGAGGTCAGCGCATCGTGCTTCGCACAACTCAAGCGACATCGCATGATGACGCTGCTGCACCAAGCCTACGAGCTGGACGCCGGGATCGTCTTGCCGCCGAGCATCCGCGAAGCCAGATTGGACGCGGAATTCCTCGGCGCCGCAGGACAGGCCTTGCAGGCGGCACGTCGCGTCGCGGCGCATGCCCCGCTCCTGGCTTCATACTTGCTGACCAATGCTCACCGCAAACGCGTTGTGATGCAGGCAAACGCCCGGGAGCTCTATCATTTTTCGCGTCTGCGTTGCGATGCCCATGCGCAGTGGGAGATTCGGGAATTGGGGCAGCAGATGATGGATCAAGCATCGCGCCTGTGGCCGAGGGTGTTCCTGCTCGCTTGCGGGAAGGATAAGTATCAGGAGACGTACGAGCGAGTATTCGGGGCGGAGTGA
- a CDS encoding phosphoribosylformylglycinamidine cyclo-ligase: protein MESYLSAGVDLHRAQSAKARIAAAARTTFTPGVVSDVGHFGGCFALADGPDADVLVASTDGVGTKLLLGVKLGMINGLGRDLVQHSVNDILMCGARPLFFLDYLAFGRMDPDTAATLAESLAAACRDHGLALIGGETAEMPGLYAPGDFDLAGTIVGRVRRDQMLDGRNVKAGDVLLGLAANGPHTNGYSLIRKVFADWIASGELQQYRLNDSRFLAAALMEPHRCYLPSLGKLIGHPELHALSHITGGGIVENTERVIPKSLHLHVDWSSWPRPELFELIQSHGQVPEPEMRQVFNLGIGAIAIVDVAAAPELAAMLENAGERVYTMGRIEH from the coding sequence ATGGAAAGCTATTTGTCCGCCGGAGTCGATCTCCATCGAGCCCAATCCGCCAAGGCCCGGATCGCCGCCGCGGCCCGCACCACGTTCACTCCCGGAGTCGTCAGCGACGTTGGCCATTTCGGCGGCTGCTTTGCCCTCGCCGACGGACCCGATGCCGATGTGCTCGTTGCATCCACCGACGGCGTCGGTACAAAACTCCTGCTCGGCGTAAAGCTCGGAATGATCAACGGACTTGGTCGCGATCTCGTTCAGCACAGCGTCAACGATATCCTCATGTGCGGCGCGCGGCCACTCTTCTTTCTCGACTACCTCGCCTTCGGACGGATGGACCCCGACACCGCCGCGACCCTCGCTGAAAGTCTGGCCGCGGCCTGCCGCGATCACGGCCTCGCCCTGATCGGTGGCGAAACCGCCGAGATGCCCGGATTGTACGCCCCCGGGGACTTTGACCTCGCCGGAACCATCGTCGGCCGCGTGCGCCGCGATCAGATGCTCGATGGCCGAAATGTCAAAGCGGGCGATGTGCTGCTCGGTCTGGCCGCAAACGGCCCGCACACGAATGGCTATTCGCTGATTCGCAAGGTCTTCGCCGACTGGATCGCGAGCGGAGAATTACAGCAATACCGACTCAACGATTCCCGCTTCCTCGCCGCGGCCCTGATGGAGCCACACCGCTGTTACCTGCCGTCGCTGGGCAAGCTCATCGGCCATCCCGAACTGCATGCCCTGAGTCATATCACCGGCGGCGGTATCGTCGAAAATACCGAGCGCGTGATTCCCAAGTCCCTGCACCTGCATGTTGACTGGAGCAGTTGGCCCCGGCCGGAACTATTTGAACTCATTCAATCTCACGGGCAGGTCCCGGAGCCGGAAATGCGACAGGTCTTCAATCTCGGAATCGGCGCCATCGCCATCGTCGATGTCGCGGCCGCGCCGGAGCTGGCCGCGATGCTCGAAAATGCCGGTGAGCGCGTTTACACCATGGGGCGAATCGAGCATTGA
- the plsY gene encoding glycerol-3-phosphate 1-O-acyltransferase PlsY has product MNLIWAALIGYVVGGIPTGIWITRAVKGMDPRAAGSGGSGATNVSRVLGRKWAVIVLVLDTLKGLVPTLAVTQFFPATDQPLAGVIVGAAAVLGHVFTPFAGFRGGKGVATSAGVMLAIDPTSLGLAALVWAVFFAAMRIVSVASLAAVISLPLIIWFAGDASPVVILFSAALGLFIIFTHRGNIQRLLARKERPIV; this is encoded by the coding sequence TTGAATCTTATCTGGGCGGCGCTGATCGGATACGTTGTCGGCGGAATTCCCACCGGGATCTGGATCACTCGGGCCGTCAAGGGTATGGATCCGCGAGCCGCCGGCTCCGGCGGTTCGGGAGCCACCAATGTCTCCCGTGTACTGGGCCGCAAATGGGCCGTCATCGTGCTCGTACTCGACACGCTCAAAGGACTTGTGCCGACGCTGGCTGTCACCCAGTTCTTTCCCGCAACCGATCAACCCCTGGCGGGTGTCATCGTGGGCGCCGCCGCCGTGCTGGGCCATGTGTTCACCCCCTTCGCCGGTTTTCGCGGAGGTAAAGGTGTGGCCACGAGTGCCGGCGTGATGCTCGCGATCGACCCCACGTCGCTCGGCCTCGCCGCACTCGTCTGGGCCGTCTTCTTCGCCGCGATGCGCATCGTCTCCGTCGCCTCGCTGGCAGCGGTTATTTCGCTCCCGCTGATCATCTGGTTCGCCGGCGACGCGTCGCCCGTCGTGATTCTGTTTTCCGCCGCGCTGGGTTTGTTCATCATCTTCACCCATCGCGGAAACATCCAACGATTGCTGGCGCGCAAAGAGCGCCCGATTGTGTAG
- the asnS gene encoding asparagine--tRNA ligase, with translation MNADPAITKLPQVYVEDLSHHVGQIVTVKGWLYHMRSSGKIRFVVLRDGTGIVQCVASLADVGEQVLAEIDALTQESSLLVTGSVRADARAPGGHELTIASLIVVALAEEYPITPKEHGTAFLMDHRHLWIRSKRQHAILRIRHTIVKAIRDFFDARGFTLFDPPIFTPAACEGTSTLFETDYFGEPAYLTQSGQLYGEAGAMAFGKIYTFGPTFRAEKSKTRRHLTEFWMIEPEVAYLDLDGDMSLAEEMIEFIVARVLETRPEELKVIERDTAILEKIRRPFPRITYSEGIEILRRNGHEIEWGGDIGADEETTISNQFDRPVMMHHFPSAIKAFYMKRDPQDDKLALGFDMLASEGKGEIIGGGVREDSCDTLIARIKHENLPQDAYDWYLDLRRFGSVPHAGFGLGLERTVAWICALPHVRETIPFPRMMSRLKP, from the coding sequence ATGAACGCTGATCCGGCTATTACCAAGCTCCCGCAGGTCTATGTTGAGGACCTGTCTCACCACGTCGGCCAGATCGTCACGGTCAAGGGCTGGCTCTATCACATGCGCTCGTCCGGCAAGATCCGCTTCGTCGTGCTGCGCGACGGCACCGGCATCGTCCAGTGCGTCGCGTCGCTGGCCGATGTCGGCGAACAGGTGCTCGCCGAGATCGATGCGCTCACCCAGGAATCTTCGCTGCTGGTCACCGGTTCCGTCCGCGCCGATGCGCGAGCGCCCGGCGGACACGAACTCACCATCGCGAGCCTGATCGTTGTCGCCCTCGCCGAGGAATACCCGATCACGCCCAAAGAGCACGGCACGGCCTTCCTGATGGATCATCGCCACCTGTGGATTCGCAGCAAACGTCAGCATGCCATTCTCCGCATCCGCCATACCATCGTCAAGGCGATCCGCGACTTCTTCGATGCGCGCGGCTTTACGCTCTTCGATCCGCCCATCTTCACTCCGGCCGCCTGCGAGGGTACGTCAACCCTCTTCGAGACCGACTACTTCGGCGAACCCGCTTACCTGACGCAATCCGGACAGCTCTACGGCGAAGCCGGCGCCATGGCCTTCGGCAAAATTTACACGTTCGGCCCAACCTTCCGCGCCGAAAAATCCAAGACGCGCCGCCACCTCACCGAATTCTGGATGATCGAGCCGGAAGTCGCCTATCTGGATCTCGACGGCGATATGTCCCTCGCCGAGGAGATGATCGAGTTCATCGTGGCGCGCGTACTCGAAACCCGGCCGGAAGAGCTGAAGGTTATCGAGCGCGATACGGCCATCCTCGAAAAGATCCGCCGTCCGTTCCCGCGGATCACCTATTCCGAAGGAATCGAAATCCTGCGCCGGAACGGTCACGAAATCGAGTGGGGTGGAGACATCGGCGCGGACGAAGAGACCACAATTTCCAATCAGTTCGATCGCCCCGTCATGATGCACCACTTCCCGTCGGCGATCAAAGCCTTCTACATGAAGCGCGATCCGCAGGATGACAAACTGGCGCTCGGCTTCGACATGCTCGCCAGCGAGGGCAAAGGCGAGATCATCGGCGGCGGTGTCCGTGAAGATAGCTGCGATACGCTGATCGCCCGCATCAAACATGAAAACCTCCCGCAAGATGCCTACGATTGGTATCTTGATCTGCGCCGATTCGGCAGCGTACCCCACGCCGGATTCGGCCTGGGACTCGAGCGCACGGTCGCCTGGATCTGCGCCCTCCCGCACGTTCGTGAAACGATTCCTTTCCCGCGGATGATGTCGCGCCTGAAACCCTGA
- a CDS encoding FAD-binding protein, which produces MASEHIARDLSGIVGERYLLRPGHDDFGKYEHDETEDLVFPPQFVVRPDTATEIQEVVRLAERRALPLVARGGGTGLSGGALATRGGIVLSLDRMNRIREIDEENFFVVCEPGVITQQLQEAVEARGLFYPPDPASRGSCTIGGNVAEGAGGPRALKYGVTRDYVYGVKVVTHGGELLTFGGKRYKDVTGYNMAQLFVGSEGTLGIVTEITLKLIALPKFRRTLLVPFDELVAAAAAVPAVMRTGVVPCAMEFMEQACLLAIQNHRGEKIPFSDRAAVLLIEVDGNSEAVLDSEMETISAVLDAAGAADIFLAGSPAQQTEIWAIRRAAGEAVKSICPYKEEDTVVPRSKLPALVKGVHEICDRWGLRVICYGHAGDGNVHCNILKFGVSDHVWEHELHDAVHEIFRLTVSLGGTVSGEHGIGHVQRRYLHLAMSPAEIEFQRSLKRALDPLNIFNPGKLLPE; this is translated from the coding sequence ATGGCATCGGAACACATAGCGCGCGATCTCTCCGGAATAGTCGGTGAGCGCTATCTGCTGCGGCCTGGCCACGACGATTTCGGCAAGTACGAACACGATGAGACCGAGGACCTGGTCTTCCCGCCGCAATTCGTGGTTCGGCCAGATACCGCGACTGAAATTCAGGAGGTCGTCCGGCTGGCCGAGCGACGCGCGCTGCCCCTCGTTGCCCGCGGCGGCGGCACGGGACTATCCGGCGGTGCACTTGCGACACGCGGCGGAATCGTTCTCAGTCTCGATCGCATGAATCGGATTCGGGAGATTGACGAAGAAAACTTCTTCGTCGTCTGCGAGCCGGGTGTCATCACGCAGCAGCTTCAGGAGGCTGTCGAAGCGCGCGGCCTGTTCTATCCCCCCGATCCGGCCAGCCGCGGCTCCTGCACCATCGGCGGCAACGTCGCGGAAGGCGCCGGGGGCCCACGCGCCCTCAAGTACGGCGTCACCCGCGACTATGTCTATGGCGTGAAGGTGGTCACGCACGGCGGCGAGTTGCTGACCTTCGGCGGCAAGCGCTACAAAGACGTGACGGGTTACAACATGGCCCAGCTCTTCGTCGGCAGCGAGGGCACGCTCGGCATCGTTACCGAGATCACGCTCAAGCTGATCGCGCTGCCCAAATTCCGCCGCACCTTGCTCGTACCCTTTGATGAGCTCGTCGCGGCCGCGGCCGCCGTCCCGGCCGTCATGCGTACCGGCGTCGTCCCCTGCGCGATGGAATTCATGGAGCAGGCCTGCCTGCTGGCGATTCAGAATCATCGCGGCGAAAAGATCCCGTTTTCCGATCGGGCCGCCGTGTTGTTGATCGAAGTGGACGGCAATTCCGAAGCGGTTCTCGACTCCGAAATGGAGACGATCAGTGCCGTGCTCGACGCCGCGGGCGCGGCCGATATCTTCTTGGCGGGCTCCCCGGCCCAACAAACGGAAATCTGGGCCATCCGCCGCGCTGCGGGTGAAGCCGTCAAGTCCATTTGTCCGTACAAAGAAGAGGATACCGTCGTTCCCCGCTCAAAGCTGCCCGCGCTCGTCAAAGGCGTTCACGAAATCTGTGATCGCTGGGGCCTGCGCGTCATCTGCTACGGTCACGCCGGCGATGGCAATGTCCACTGCAATATCCTGAAATTCGGTGTCAGCGATCACGTCTGGGAACACGAGCTGCACGACGCCGTCCACGAGATCTTCCGTCTGACCGTCAGTCTCGGCGGCACGGTCTCCGGTGAGCACGGCATCGGGCATGTGCAGCGTCGCTACCTGCATCTCGCCATGTCCCCCGCCGAGATCGAATTCCAGCGTTCCCTCAAACGCGCCCTTGACCCGCTCAACATCTTCAACCCTGGAAAGCTGTTGCCGGAATAG
- a CDS encoding response regulator: protein MARILVIDDDPAYRAVLRGFIEDKGHTVLEADGVDVGMNVFLHEKIDLVISDLMMPVKTGMDLLHELKRVNPKVLFVMVTGYPALDTAKQAIRDGAYDFLIKPVEMHQLAMVMNRALATLELRSNLTTVRGINTALLISIPVWILLGILVRMLLTR, encoded by the coding sequence ATGGCCAGAATTCTCGTAATCGATGACGACCCCGCCTACCGCGCGGTCTTGCGTGGGTTTATCGAGGACAAGGGCCACACGGTGCTCGAGGCGGACGGAGTCGATGTCGGTATGAACGTCTTCCTCCATGAGAAAATCGATCTCGTCATCTCCGACCTGATGATGCCCGTCAAGACCGGCATGGACCTCTTGCATGAGCTAAAGCGCGTCAATCCAAAAGTCCTGTTTGTCATGGTCACCGGCTACCCCGCCCTGGACACCGCCAAACAGGCCATCCGCGACGGGGCCTACGACTTTCTCATCAAACCCGTCGAGATGCACCAGCTTGCCATGGTCATGAATCGCGCGCTGGCGACGCTGGAACTGCGCAGCAACCTGACCACCGTTCGCGGAATTAATACGGCCTTGTTGATTTCGATTCCGGTCTGGATTCTATTGGGTATCCTCGTACGAATGCTGCTCACTCGATGA
- a CDS encoding acylphosphatase produces the protein MSEIVCVNAVVSGRVQGVGYRFFVIEQAEKLGLGGYVTNLADGRVEALIEGPPEQVDELVRLLHKGPPQSRVDAVEILPGAPTGRTVFRVR, from the coding sequence GTGAGTGAGATCGTCTGTGTCAACGCCGTCGTCTCCGGACGAGTGCAGGGTGTCGGCTATCGGTTCTTCGTCATCGAACAGGCCGAAAAACTCGGGCTGGGCGGCTACGTCACCAATCTCGCCGACGGCAGGGTGGAGGCCTTGATCGAAGGCCCGCCGGAGCAGGTGGACGAGTTGGTCCGGCTGTTGCACAAAGGCCCGCCGCAATCGCGCGTCGATGCTGTCGAGATCTTGCCCGGCGCTCCGACCGGCCGCACTGTTTTTCGCGTCCGCTGA
- a CDS encoding tetratricopeptide repeat protein, translating to MATKAATKGRLTRHELKQDKLVDLTYKLEHYYTAHKNLVLGAAVAILVVVAGAVVVSRMMSSAKLEESYELTIAKTAYGTGNLAQAKEEFDKVVGKYTGAAAGEAKYFLGRIAFEQNDFSTAEANFQAYLKDYAVDKFVDASAMSGLAATKEALGQYEEAAKLYEQLAKSHADLPYAPQSLLDAERNYLKLNQKDKAIDLLQTLREKYPESSLAQQAKKELDNLQ from the coding sequence ATGGCAACCAAGGCTGCGACCAAAGGCCGACTGACCCGCCACGAACTCAAGCAAGACAAGCTTGTTGACCTGACCTACAAGCTCGAACACTATTATACCGCCCACAAGAACCTCGTCCTTGGCGCCGCCGTGGCCATTCTCGTCGTTGTCGCTGGCGCCGTCGTCGTGTCCCGGATGATGTCCAGTGCTAAGCTTGAAGAAAGCTATGAGCTTACGATTGCGAAGACCGCCTATGGCACCGGCAACCTCGCGCAGGCCAAGGAAGAGTTTGACAAAGTTGTTGGCAAGTACACGGGTGCTGCCGCCGGAGAGGCTAAGTATTTCCTGGGCCGGATCGCCTTCGAACAAAATGACTTTTCAACTGCGGAAGCGAACTTTCAAGCGTATTTGAAGGACTATGCGGTCGATAAGTTCGTCGATGCGTCCGCCATGTCCGGGCTGGCGGCCACCAAGGAAGCCCTCGGACAATACGAGGAAGCCGCCAAGCTCTACGAACAACTCGCGAAGTCCCACGCCGATTTGCCCTATGCTCCCCAAAGTCTGCTGGATGCCGAACGCAACTATCTTAAGTTAAATCAAAAAGATAAGGCAATCGACCTCCTGCAAACCCTGCGCGAAAAGTACCCCGAAAGTTCGCT
- a CDS encoding cytochrome ubiquinol oxidase subunit I encodes MYYPIWDLPVAGGALAIAGIAIVHVIIAHFAVGAGIFNVLTERRARVTADATLLGFVRENSRFLIYLSFVAGAITGVGIWFTIGLVSPEATTYLIRVFFWIWAIEWVFFVVELASGYVYYYTWDRLSPVLHEAVGWIYAGSAFMSLVMINGILTFMLTPGDWLQTGAVFDAWLNPSFWPSLFLRLVSALSLAGIFVALVAARTKRYAAAERTRIVKWGAYFLLSMAFMPLLAVWYFSTIPAASRDLALGGAIAMSFIFVFGAILSFLAGVYAYFGVLRKARDINFETAVLLAVIAFMATASMEFVREGIRKPYVIRDIIYSNGILLADVAKFNQEGILANSRWVQPDSALGGSESARGEAIYKLQCLRCHQIEGYNAMVPLIKTWNRPLVMSALDHLDLLKGFMPPFIGTESEQLALATYLMTLTDRQGCAVATDSLELELDSVDTEETP; translated from the coding sequence TTGTACTATCCGATTTGGGATTTGCCGGTGGCTGGCGGCGCCTTGGCGATTGCCGGGATCGCCATTGTGCACGTGATCATCGCGCATTTTGCGGTGGGCGCGGGGATCTTCAACGTGCTGACGGAGCGCCGGGCTCGAGTGACGGCGGACGCGACCTTGTTGGGGTTCGTGCGCGAGAACTCGCGATTCCTGATCTACCTCTCGTTTGTGGCGGGCGCGATCACCGGGGTCGGGATCTGGTTCACGATCGGTCTGGTGTCACCGGAGGCGACGACCTACTTGATTCGCGTGTTCTTCTGGATCTGGGCGATCGAATGGGTGTTCTTTGTCGTCGAGTTGGCCAGCGGCTACGTTTACTACTATACATGGGATCGACTATCGCCGGTCCTGCACGAAGCGGTGGGCTGGATCTACGCGGGCAGTGCGTTTATGTCGCTCGTGATGATCAATGGAATCTTGACGTTCATGCTGACGCCGGGCGATTGGTTGCAGACCGGGGCCGTATTCGACGCGTGGCTGAATCCGTCGTTCTGGCCGTCGCTGTTCCTGCGTCTGGTTTCGGCACTGTCCTTGGCGGGGATCTTTGTGGCCCTGGTGGCGGCGCGCACGAAGCGGTATGCCGCGGCGGAGCGCACGCGGATCGTGAAGTGGGGCGCGTATTTCCTGCTCAGCATGGCGTTCATGCCGCTGTTGGCCGTCTGGTATTTTTCGACGATCCCCGCGGCGTCGCGCGATCTGGCGCTGGGCGGCGCGATCGCGATGAGCTTTATCTTCGTGTTCGGCGCAATTTTATCGTTTTTGGCCGGCGTGTACGCGTATTTCGGGGTGTTGCGAAAGGCGCGGGATATTAATTTTGAGACGGCGGTTCTACTCGCCGTGATCGCGTTCATGGCCACGGCGTCGATGGAATTTGTGCGGGAGGGGATTCGCAAGCCGTATGTGATCCGGGACATCATATACTCGAACGGTATTCTGCTGGCGGACGTGGCGAAGTTCAATCAGGAGGGGATATTGGCCAACTCGCGCTGGGTGCAACCGGACTCCGCACTGGGCGGAAGCGAGTCGGCGCGGGGGGAAGCGATCTACAAGCTGCAATGCTTACGGTGTCATCAGATCGAGGGTTACAACGCGATGGTCCCGCTCATCAAGACCTGGAACCGACCGTTGGTGATGTCGGCGCTGGACCATCTCGACTTGCTGAAGGGGTTCATGCCGCCGTTTATCGGCACGGAATCCGAGCAGTTGGCGCTCGCGACGTACTTGATGACACTCACCGACCGACAAGGGTGTGCCGTAGCGACCGACAGTCTCGAACTTGAATTGGACAGCGTGGACACGGAGGAAACTCCATGA